A genomic segment from Gavia stellata isolate bGavSte3 chromosome 4, bGavSte3.hap2, whole genome shotgun sequence encodes:
- the RPL3 gene encoding large ribosomal subunit protein uL3, producing MTHIVREVDRPGSKVNKKEVVEAVTIVETPPMVIVGIVGYVQTPRGLRSFKTVFAEHISDECKRRFYKNWHKSKKKAFTKYCKKWQDEEGKKQLEKDFNSMKKYCQVIRVMAHTQMRLLPLRQKKSHLMEIQVNGGTVAEKVDWAREKLEQQVPVSTVFGQDEMIDVIGVTKGKGYKGVTSRWHTKKLPRKTHRGLRKVACIGAWHPARVAFSVARAGQKGYHHRTEINKKIYKIGQGYQIKDGKLIKNNASTDYDLSDKSINPLGGFVHYGEVTNDFIMLKGCVVGTKKRVLTLRKSLLVQTKRRALEKIDLKFIDTTSKFGHGRFQTAEEKKAFMGPLKKDRIAKEETA from the exons ATGACCCACATTGTCCGTGAAGTTGACAGACCTGGATCCA AGGTGAACAAGAAGGAGGTGGTTGAGGCAGTCACTATAGTAGAGACTCCTCCCATGGTCATTGTGGGCATCGTGGGATACGTGCAGACTCCTCGTGGTCTCCGTAGCTTCAAGACTGTCTTTGCTGAGCACATCAGCGATGAGTGTAAGCGTCGCTTCTACAAGAACTG GCACAAGTCCAAGAAGAAGGCCTTCACCAAATACTGCAAGAAATGGCAAGATGAGGAGGGCAAAAAGCAGTTGGAGAAAGATTTCAATAGCATGAAGAAATACTGCCAGGTTATTAGAGTCATGGCTCACACTCAG aTGCGTTTGCTTCCCCTGAGACAGAAGAAGTCTCACCTGATGGAGATCCAGGTGAATGGTGGGACTGTTGCTGAGAAAGTGGATTGGGCCCGGGAGAAGCTGGAACAGCAGGTGCCTGTGTCAACTGTCTTTGGCCAGGATGAGATGATAGATGTTATTGGAGTCACCAAGGGCAAGGGATATAAAG GTGTTACCAGCCGTTGGCACACCAAAAAGCTGCCCCGTAAGACTCACAGGGGACTGCGCAAAGTCGCCTGCATTGGTGCATGGCACCCTGCTCGTGTGGCTTTCTCTGTGGCCCGGGCTGGTCAGAAGGGGTATCACCATCGGACTGAAATCAATAAGAAG ATCTACAAGATCGGCCAGGGTTACCAAATCAAGGATGGAAAGCTGATCAAAAACAATGCATCAACTGATTATGACTTGTCTGACAAGAGCATTAACCCTCTG GGAGGATTTGTCCACTATGGTGAGGTGACCAATGACTTCATCATGCTGAAAGGCTGTGTTGTTGGGACCAAGAAGAGGGTCCTAACCCTGCGCAAG TCCCTGCTTGTGCAGACCAAGCGCCGGGCCCTGGAGAAGATTGACTTGAAGTTCATTGACACAACCTCCAAATTTGGTCATGGCCGCTTCCAGACAGCTGAGGAGAAGAAGGCTTTCATG ggaCCACTCAAGAAAGATCGTATTGCAAAAGAAGAGACAGCTTAA